A stretch of Endozoicomonas sp. SCSIO W0465 DNA encodes these proteins:
- a CDS encoding transposase, with translation MRAEGSLHWLHVMRDEQWTLYYLSEKRGREAMDTMGILLTFAGVLVHDHWKSYFAYAATHVLCNAHHLRELLGVVDRDSNQLALRLMKLLRLSWHYCKGFKTIGMLQMPSVVCERIEKIYDRLLQRALMKEVVYMEKQREELKRKKVKNTKAYNLFKRLTEFKAETLRFMSDFTIPFDNNGSERDVRMAKLKQKISGCFRSADGGSMFARIRSYLSSARKQGMDIYQSLHRAVRNYCNMPLLSAE, from the coding sequence ATGCGGGCCGAGGGCTCTTTGCACTGGCTACACGTTATGCGGGATGAACAATGGACGCTCTACTACTTGTCTGAAAAGCGAGGTCGTGAGGCCATGGACACGATGGGCATACTGCTAACATTTGCAGGCGTTCTGGTTCATGATCATTGGAAATCCTATTTTGCATATGCGGCAACTCACGTACTTTGCAATGCCCATCACCTGAGGGAGCTTTTGGGTGTTGTTGATAGGGACAGCAATCAACTGGCGTTGCGATTGATGAAGCTACTGAGGCTTTCCTGGCATTACTGCAAGGGCTTTAAGACCATAGGTATGCTACAGATGCCAAGTGTTGTCTGTGAACGAATCGAGAAGATTTATGACCGGTTGCTTCAGCGGGCTCTAATGAAAGAAGTCGTCTATATGGAGAAGCAACGAGAGGAGCTTAAGCGCAAGAAAGTCAAGAATACTAAAGCTTACAATCTCTTCAAACGACTCACTGAGTTCAAGGCTGAGACACTGCGCTTCATGTCAGATTTTACCATTCCCTTCGATAACAATGGCAGTGAGCGGGATGTTCGAATGGCCAAGTTAAAGCAGAAAATCTCAGGCTGCTTCAGGAGTGCAGACGGTGGTTCTATGTTTGCACGGATTCGCAGCTATTTGTCGTCTGCCAGAAAACAGGGAATGGACATATATCAATCACTTCATAGAGCTGTTCGGAATTACTGTAATATGCCTTTGCTCAGTGCTGAATAG
- a CDS encoding IS1595 family transposase, producing the protein MQSELFQNFIDSISTLTSEQRDILNNSLLSTQIEVTEVVETTDSEPVYSESIPNNDNATPDVEKSILAQFAENPRCPKCKSHSVGRWGIRNGRQRYHCKTCDSTFNAFSGTPLARLRHPEKWNKYLAGMTHSMVLRPAAAENAIDLKTAFRWRHRFLEVINNDQAEELCGITELDETFFRESFKGQREGLPRPTRKRGNDPNKARKVPVMVARDRNRNTVDGVLENESANELCRHLNGRISIQATVCADAHLAHEKLADKLGFVFKELVTSAGQHVVEGIYHIQTVNSYHSHLKRWIGGVFQGVATRYLPHYLAWRRELTAAKKLTVGRLISRITEHWCFQPLTVT; encoded by the coding sequence CGCTCCTTAGTACTCAAATAGAGGTTACCGAGGTAGTAGAAACCACTGACTCTGAACCTGTTTACAGTGAATCTATACCCAATAACGATAATGCAACACCTGACGTAGAAAAGAGCATACTTGCCCAATTTGCCGAAAACCCCAGGTGCCCCAAATGCAAAAGCCATAGCGTTGGTCGCTGGGGCATACGAAATGGCCGACAGCGCTACCACTGCAAGACTTGCGACTCAACGTTTAACGCCTTTAGTGGAACGCCTTTGGCAAGGCTCAGGCACCCTGAAAAATGGAACAAGTACCTCGCAGGTATGACTCACTCTATGGTCTTGCGACCAGCTGCTGCTGAGAATGCCATTGACTTGAAAACTGCGTTCCGCTGGCGTCACCGCTTTCTTGAAGTGATTAATAATGATCAAGCAGAAGAGCTTTGTGGCATTACTGAGCTTGATGAAACATTTTTCCGTGAATCCTTCAAAGGGCAAAGAGAAGGCCTTCCACGGCCAACCCGAAAGCGGGGTAATGATCCCAACAAAGCCCGAAAAGTCCCGGTAATGGTGGCTCGGGACCGTAATCGAAATACCGTTGACGGTGTATTAGAAAACGAAAGTGCTAATGAATTGTGCAGGCATTTAAATGGCCGCATATCGATACAGGCCACGGTCTGTGCGGATGCACACCTCGCTCACGAAAAACTTGCTGACAAGCTTGGATTTGTCTTCAAGGAGCTGGTGACATCAGCAGGTCAACATGTTGTTGAAGGCATCTACCACATCCAGACTGTAAATTCTTATCACAGTCATTTAAAACGCTGGATTGGCGGCGTATTCCAAGGGGTTGCAACTCGTTACCTTCCCCATTATCTGGCCTGGAGGCGAGAACTGACGGCAGCAAAAAAATTAACTGTTGGCCGGTTGATCAGCAGAATTACTGAACATTGGTGCTTCCAACCATTAACGGTAACTTAG
- a CDS encoding DUF6444 domain-containing protein: protein MIPELPATMSAEILLKENAELRMRVACLEERCRELEEKVGKNSQNSSKPPSSDGYQKPCKNSK, encoded by the coding sequence ATGATTCCAGAACTACCCGCAACTATGTCGGCTGAGATTCTCTTGAAAGAGAATGCAGAGCTGCGGATGAGAGTTGCCTGTCTGGAAGAGCGATGTCGAGAATTGGAAGAAAAGGTTGGCAAGAACAGTCAAAACAGCAGCAAGCCGCCATCGTCTGATGGTTATCAAAAACCTTGTAAAAACAGTAAGTAA
- a CDS encoding LysR family transcriptional regulator, giving the protein MSSLEFKWLDDFISLKDLGNFSAAAAARHVTQSAFSRRIQALEFWVGVPLFDRTSYPIKLTEDGKKFVPYVEKMLQLIRETADDFSQASLRTDNTVRIVCLHSFALNLLPELFSKAGKRLEGLNFSLTPSIQGIDNHFQALLDNACDIIFVYDTQGMRPSFLLEDKVERMLVATTRIIPVIAPQLLDSLTDQQPLPYLAYSKQTFLVRPAWA; this is encoded by the coding sequence ATGTCTTCTCTGGAATTTAAATGGCTTGATGATTTCATAAGCCTTAAGGATCTCGGTAACTTCTCAGCGGCAGCCGCTGCAAGGCATGTCACCCAATCGGCTTTCAGTCGACGTATACAGGCCCTGGAGTTCTGGGTAGGGGTACCGTTATTTGACCGAACTTCCTACCCAATAAAATTGACAGAAGATGGCAAAAAATTTGTGCCCTATGTGGAAAAAATGCTTCAGCTCATCCGGGAAACCGCTGATGATTTTTCCCAGGCATCCCTGCGGACTGATAACACCGTTCGGATCGTTTGCCTTCACTCTTTTGCATTAAACCTTCTACCTGAACTGTTCAGCAAGGCAGGAAAGAGACTGGAAGGGCTTAACTTTTCACTCACCCCCTCAATACAGGGGATCGACAACCACTTCCAGGCATTGCTGGACAACGCCTGTGACATTATTTTTGTCTATGACACCCAGGGTATGCGCCCCTCATTTCTGCTGGAGGATAAGGTAGAGCGCATGCTTGTTGCCACTACCCGTATTATCCCGGTCATCGCCCCGCAACTGCTTGACAGCCTTACCGATCAACAGCCCCTGCCCTATCTTGCTTATTCAAAGCAGACCTTCTTGGTACGCCCGGCATGGGCATGA
- a CDS encoding DUF6444 domain-containing protein, translating to MIPELPATMSAEILLKENAELRMRVACLEERCRELEEKVGKNSQNSSKPPSSDGYQKPCKNSNSPDHSDDLSADKGTDPSDEKPNPKSLRQSSGNKAGGKKGHQGTCLKQVDIPDYIEYLPVKECNKCQASLLDSEPVKYIERQVFEPGRPGEFEVTAHRAEVKICTCGCRNQAEFPEGVTAAAQYGSATQAMAVYLNQYHFLPFKRVSEYFNTLYKMSVSAGTVANFVARTYENLVLLKRLFVTPCGNRLLPEPMKRVCGPRALCTGYTLCGMNNGRSTTCLKSEVVRPWTRWAYC from the coding sequence ATGATTCCAGAACTACCCGCAACTATGTCGGCTGAGATTCTCTTGAAAGAGAATGCAGAGCTGCGGATGAGAGTTGCCTGTCTGGAAGAGCGATGTCGAGAATTGGAAGAAAAGGTTGGCAAGAACAGTCAAAACAGCAGCAAGCCGCCATCGTCTGATGGTTATCAAAAACCTTGTAAAAACAGTAATTCTCCAGATCATTCTGACGACCTTTCCGCAGATAAAGGTACCGATCCATCGGATGAAAAACCCAATCCTAAAAGTCTGAGACAGTCTTCTGGTAATAAAGCCGGTGGAAAGAAAGGGCATCAGGGCACTTGTCTTAAACAGGTCGATATCCCTGACTATATTGAGTACCTTCCGGTTAAAGAATGCAATAAATGTCAGGCGTCTCTTCTTGATAGTGAGCCGGTCAAATATATTGAACGACAGGTGTTTGAACCAGGGAGACCGGGTGAATTTGAAGTAACGGCCCATAGAGCTGAAGTAAAAATCTGCACTTGTGGTTGTCGGAATCAGGCTGAATTCCCGGAAGGTGTTACCGCTGCCGCACAATATGGCTCAGCCACACAGGCTATGGCCGTCTATCTTAACCAATACCATTTCCTGCCTTTTAAGCGCGTGTCAGAGTATTTTAATACTCTCTATAAAATGAGTGTAAGTGCAGGCACTGTCGCCAATTTTGTGGCCAGAACCTATGAAAATCTGGTTCTACTGAAGAGGTTATTCGTGACGCCTTGCGGGAATCGTCTGTTGCCGGAGCCGATGAAACGGGTATGCGGGCCGAGGGCTCTTTGCACTGGCTACACGTTATGCGGGATGAACAATGGACGCTCTACTACTTGTCTGAAAAGCGAGGTCGTGAGGCCATGGACACGATGGGCATACTGCTAA
- a CDS encoding HNH endonuclease → MLNSYEKLIKLSDGTASKPRTQAGGWSYVEQLPDWIELQRSALHEKVEEDLAVLVAKSCNDDPEKRAERLKVAPKRPEKVQTTSVSYLRNPDAIAEVLKRANGKCEDCRQDAPFIRRKDNTPYLEVHHKKRLADDGEDSVENAMALCPNCHRKAHYG, encoded by the coding sequence GTGCTGAACAGTTACGAGAAGTTAATTAAATTATCTGATGGAACTGCCTCTAAGCCCAGAACACAGGCTGGCGGATGGAGTTATGTGGAACAACTTCCCGATTGGATTGAGCTACAAAGGTCTGCTCTCCACGAAAAGGTTGAAGAAGATCTGGCGGTTTTGGTGGCCAAGTCATGTAACGATGACCCGGAAAAAAGGGCTGAACGCTTGAAGGTAGCGCCGAAACGACCTGAGAAAGTTCAAACGACTTCTGTAAGTTATTTACGTAACCCTGACGCTATTGCTGAAGTATTAAAAAGAGCCAATGGGAAATGTGAAGATTGTCGTCAAGATGCACCCTTTATAAGGAGAAAAGATAATACTCCATATTTGGAAGTCCATCATAAGAAAAGGCTGGCAGATGATGGTGAGGACTCCGTGGAAAATGCGATGGCATTGTGTCCGAATTGCCATAGGAAAGCCCATTACGGCTGA